The Desmonostoc muscorum LEGE 12446 genome includes a region encoding these proteins:
- the ftsZ gene encoding cell division protein FtsZ, whose product MTLDNNQGLTYKDSQSTGQPGFSLAVNSTNPFNNSGLNFGQNHDNKKISPENSRIGEIVPGRVANIKVIGVGGGGGNAVNRMIESDVSGVEFWSINTDAQALTLAGAPSRLQIGQKLTRGLGAGGNPAIGQKAAEESRDEIATALEGADLVFITAGMGGGTGTGAAPIVAEVAKEMGALTVGVVTRPFVFEGRRRTSQAEQGIEGLKSRVDTLIIIPNNKLLEVIPEQTPVQEAFRYADDVLRQGVQGISDIITIPGLVNVDFADVRAVMADAGSALMGIGVSSGKSRAREAAIAAISSPLLECSIEGARGVVFNITGGTDLTLHEVNAAAEAIYEVVDPNANIIFGAVIDDRLQGEVRITVIATGFTGEVQTAPQQSVANVRVAPNTPKRPATQQPTVNPPTPTPTPIPEPKEKLGLDIPDFLKNRRTPRN is encoded by the coding sequence ATGACACTTGATAATAACCAAGGACTTACCTATAAAGATTCCCAATCTACAGGACAGCCGGGGTTCTCTCTGGCAGTTAACTCGACCAATCCCTTTAATAACTCTGGTCTGAACTTCGGACAAAATCACGATAATAAAAAGATTTCTCCAGAAAATAGCCGAATTGGTGAGATTGTTCCTGGTCGGGTTGCCAACATTAAAGTGATTGGTGTTGGTGGCGGTGGTGGCAATGCTGTTAACCGCATGATTGAGTCTGATGTCTCTGGTGTAGAGTTTTGGTCAATTAACACTGATGCCCAGGCTCTGACTTTAGCTGGCGCTCCCAGTCGATTGCAAATTGGACAGAAGCTAACGCGGGGTTTGGGAGCAGGTGGTAATCCTGCCATTGGTCAAAAGGCGGCTGAAGAATCACGAGACGAAATTGCCACGGCTTTAGAGGGTGCAGACCTAGTATTTATCACAGCTGGTATGGGGGGCGGTACTGGAACTGGTGCTGCTCCGATTGTGGCAGAAGTCGCCAAAGAAATGGGCGCTCTGACCGTTGGCGTGGTTACACGTCCATTTGTTTTTGAGGGACGCCGCCGTACCAGCCAAGCAGAACAAGGTATTGAAGGATTAAAAAGTAGAGTAGATACACTGATTATTATTCCCAATAACAAACTGCTGGAAGTGATCCCCGAACAAACCCCTGTGCAAGAAGCTTTTCGCTATGCAGATGATGTGCTACGTCAAGGGGTGCAAGGAATTTCTGATATCATTACGATCCCAGGTTTGGTAAACGTTGACTTTGCCGATGTCCGAGCTGTGATGGCAGATGCAGGATCGGCATTGATGGGAATTGGCGTTAGCTCTGGGAAATCTAGAGCCAGAGAAGCGGCGATCGCAGCTATTTCTTCGCCTTTACTAGAATGTTCCATTGAAGGCGCTAGAGGGGTTGTCTTTAATATTACTGGTGGTACTGACCTGACTTTGCATGAAGTGAATGCTGCCGCAGAAGCAATCTATGAAGTGGTTGATCCCAACGCTAACATTATTTTTGGTGCTGTAATTGATGACAGGCTCCAAGGTGAAGTAAGAATTACTGTAATTGCTACCGGGTTTACAGGTGAAGTACAAACAGCACCACAACAAAGCGTGGCTAATGTTCGGGTAGCACCTAATACTCCCAAGCGACCAGCAACACAGCAACCCACAGTTAATCCTCCAACCCCAACTCCAACTCCAATTCCAGAACCAAAAGAAAAACTGGGACTGGATATACCTGATTTTCTAAAAAACCGACGTACACCACGGAATTAA
- a CDS encoding nSTAND1 domain-containing NTPase yields MTKENQHTLQRLIRAIALSEGQFALILVRCNYGQLREQMLENIRSLTQDINLREIVLNSSTTSLHNTIVSQLFLDNPVVVTDSLPSAVMVFGLESVVDLENLLTGINQARDIYAATFQFPVVLWLQDEVASLLSRLAPDFKSWAATTIKFEMAKTDLIALINQEAESLFAKVLEAGAETFLSNASLDLDPKSQHRHEIESARNDLLRLYGIQLTPGLEASLEFVLGRDKYANDQINGALANYQRSLALWQQETKRIAELESGKVGKISDQLLVSPSCPTLREAKATSPSSLLKQAIVLFHLGLCYRRMADLNHSANSSYCQHALLWFKQCLEILEEVEREDLVAKFISPVCEMLQRLQAWDELKELAQKSLRLQKTYGNPAQIAQNYGFLANVAASESNWVLAHELANTALSISEAATEVSRRQESWYLLLLARTQRHLGEWKEAINNLEWAKVVCELQHQPSLYLEILEELRSLYFFERHDYTEAFKLKQEKIQIEHQYGFRAFIGASQLQPQRSKTNPVLESEKIPFIPEEVAQEISASGRQQDVNRLIERIARADYKLTVIYGQSGVGKSSIIKAGLVPALRGKVIGERIPIPIVLSVYTDWVTVLVSTVNQALAYTGISANLDYTPTVLLENIRLATERNYTIILILDQFEEFFFVSNPSTQRIEFYKFFSECLNIPFVKIILSLREDYLHYLLELERLSQKNTTGLYDLGVINQNILDKDIRYYLGKFSNQDAKAIIHSLTQRSHYELSDELINRLVQDLTGELDEVHPIELQIVGAQLEIENITTIAQYKLCGGWTKLVERWLGQVIKDCGEENEKLSWKLLFELTDEKGTRPLKNKADLATALVNNHDIETISGFDIVGELILEILVGSGLVLRVREELGDRYQLVHDYLVEPIRQKNNYGIAAELQKIKLAKTKAEVAQKLSQQQLNLVLQKRLKEARIAGVVLSIMGGIIAALWWQADLQKRAAISQTLRAERSETNLKISAIAAASEALFASNKEFDALLESLRAWRRLKQTQIVQPDTRMRVVTALQQAVYGVTEVNRLEGHTDIVWGLTFSPDGQLLASGSRDRTVKLWRPDGTLLQTLKGHTDAVTAVSFSPDGQTLASASLDKTVQIWRQNLITGEFYSRPDKTLKGHGDWVYSVNFSPDGELLATGGKDATIKIWGKDGSLVKILRGHGGWVNWVSFSPDGQFIASASDDKTVKIWRRNGSLVTTLQGHQQGVTVVAFSPDGKLLASAGRDKTVKLWRREENTSTDGFKFVFYKTLQQHSNTVWSLSFSFDGKKLASGSEDNTINLWSITGSLLKTFKGHNDAVASLAFSPNNKLLASGSFDKNVKLWSLDPPTPSILKGHENRVLSVAWSPHGRMLASGSSDRTVKLWLTDTSNGEVKTRLYKTLIGHTDKVPSVSFDPKGKILASASYDKTVKLWRLDGSLIKTLHGHRDSVMSVNFSPNGELLASASKDKTIKLWNRQGKLLKTLVGHQGWVNNVNFSPDNQVLASASDDQTVKLWRRDGTLLKTFSPHDSWVLGVSFSPTDELLASASWDNTVRLWRRDGTLLKTLLKGYSDSVNAVTFSPNGKLLAAAGWDGTVKLWSREGKLIKSLNGHHAPVLSVSFSPDGQTLASASDDNTIILWNLDLDDLVVRGCHWVDDYLKHNRNLEQRDRHLCDGIL; encoded by the coding sequence ATGACCAAAGAAAATCAGCATACTTTACAAAGACTGATTAGAGCGATCGCCCTTTCTGAAGGTCAATTTGCTCTGATTTTAGTTCGGTGTAATTACGGCCAATTACGGGAGCAAATGTTAGAAAATATTCGCTCCCTCACTCAAGACATCAATCTGAGAGAAATCGTTCTCAATTCATCAACTACTTCCTTACACAACACAATAGTTTCACAACTATTTCTAGATAATCCTGTTGTTGTCACAGACTCTTTGCCATCAGCTGTTATGGTTTTTGGTCTTGAGTCAGTTGTTGACTTGGAAAACTTACTTACAGGCATCAACCAAGCACGAGATATCTATGCTGCAACTTTTCAATTTCCAGTAGTATTGTGGCTACAAGATGAAGTAGCATCATTGCTTTCTAGATTAGCCCCTGATTTCAAAAGCTGGGCTGCAACTACTATTAAATTTGAAATGGCAAAAACAGATTTAATTGCTTTGATTAATCAAGAAGCAGAATCTTTATTTGCCAAAGTTTTAGAAGCAGGTGCCGAAACATTTTTATCTAATGCTTCTCTAGATTTAGATCCTAAATCCCAACACCGCCACGAAATAGAATCAGCGCGTAATGACTTGCTGCGCCTCTATGGCATTCAATTAACACCAGGATTAGAAGCGAGTTTAGAATTTGTTTTGGGGCGAGATAAATACGCTAACGATCAAATTAATGGTGCTTTAGCCAATTATCAAAGAAGCCTAGCATTGTGGCAGCAGGAAACAAAAAGAATAGCAGAATTAGAAAGTGGCAAAGTGGGGAAAATCAGTGATCAATTACTCGTATCCCCTTCATGTCCTACCCTTCGGGAAGCTAAAGCTACATCTCCTTCATCTTTACTCAAGCAAGCAATAGTACTATTCCACCTGGGGCTATGTTATCGTCGCATGGCAGACTTAAACCATAGTGCTAATAGTAGCTATTGCCAACATGCTCTTTTATGGTTTAAACAATGCCTGGAAATATTGGAAGAGGTAGAAAGAGAAGATTTAGTTGCTAAATTTATTTCACCTGTTTGTGAAATGCTGCAACGTTTACAAGCTTGGGATGAATTAAAAGAATTAGCTCAAAAGTCATTACGTCTACAGAAAACTTATGGAAATCCGGCACAGATTGCTCAAAATTATGGTTTTTTGGCAAATGTAGCAGCTTCTGAGTCAAATTGGGTACTGGCTCATGAGTTAGCGAATACAGCACTTTCTATCAGTGAAGCAGCAACAGAAGTTTCCCGAAGGCAAGAAAGTTGGTATCTTCTCTTACTAGCACGTACACAAAGGCATTTAGGTGAGTGGAAAGAAGCAATCAATAACTTGGAATGGGCGAAGGTGGTTTGTGAGTTACAACATCAACCATCACTTTACTTAGAGATTTTAGAGGAATTGCGATCGCTTTACTTTTTTGAGCGTCATGACTATACAGAAGCCTTCAAGCTTAAACAAGAAAAAATTCAAATAGAACATCAGTATGGCTTTCGTGCTTTCATTGGTGCAAGTCAATTGCAGCCACAACGTTCCAAAACTAACCCCGTATTAGAATCTGAAAAAATACCGTTTATTCCTGAGGAAGTCGCCCAAGAAATATCTGCTTCTGGACGACAACAAGATGTCAATCGTTTGATTGAAAGAATTGCTCGTGCTGACTACAAACTCACAGTAATTTATGGACAATCAGGTGTAGGAAAGAGTTCAATTATCAAAGCTGGTTTAGTACCAGCGCTGAGGGGAAAAGTTATCGGTGAACGCATTCCTATACCGATTGTTTTGTCTGTTTATACTGATTGGGTTACAGTTTTGGTAAGCACTGTTAACCAAGCCCTAGCATATACAGGAATATCAGCTAATCTCGATTATACACCTACTGTACTGCTCGAAAACATTCGATTAGCAACTGAGCGAAATTATACGATAATTCTGATATTAGATCAATTTGAAGAGTTTTTCTTTGTTAGTAACCCTAGCACACAAAGAATAGAATTTTACAAATTTTTCAGTGAATGTCTAAATATTCCATTCGTAAAAATTATTCTGTCATTGAGAGAAGATTATTTACATTATTTATTAGAATTGGAACGTTTGAGTCAAAAAAATACGACTGGTTTATATGATTTAGGGGTCATTAATCAAAATATTCTCGATAAGGATATTCGCTACTATTTAGGAAAATTTTCTAACCAGGATGCCAAGGCTATAATTCATAGTCTGACTCAACGTTCACATTATGAACTAAGTGATGAGTTAATTAATCGATTAGTCCAGGATTTGACAGGAGAACTAGACGAAGTACATCCAATTGAATTACAAATAGTCGGCGCTCAACTGGAAATAGAAAACATTACCACAATTGCACAATATAAGCTTTGCGGTGGCTGGACAAAATTGGTGGAACGCTGGCTTGGGCAAGTTATCAAAGACTGCGGTGAAGAAAACGAAAAATTAAGTTGGAAATTATTATTTGAATTAACTGATGAAAAAGGGACGCGACCGTTAAAAAATAAAGCTGATTTAGCAACTGCACTAGTTAATAATCATGATATAGAGACAATATCAGGTTTTGACATAGTTGGTGAACTAATTTTAGAAATATTGGTAGGTTCTGGGTTGGTATTGCGAGTCAGAGAAGAATTAGGCGATCGCTACCAGCTAGTTCACGATTATTTAGTAGAACCAATTCGCCAAAAAAATAATTATGGTATTGCCGCTGAATTACAAAAAATCAAACTGGCAAAAACTAAAGCCGAGGTCGCCCAAAAACTTAGTCAACAGCAACTCAATTTAGTTTTGCAAAAGCGGTTAAAGGAAGCACGCATAGCAGGTGTAGTGCTGTCAATTATGGGGGGGATAATAGCAGCATTATGGTGGCAAGCAGACTTACAAAAAAGAGCAGCAATTAGCCAAACTTTACGAGCTGAACGCAGTGAAACCAACTTAAAAATTAGTGCGATCGCAGCTGCTAGCGAAGCTTTATTTGCCTCTAATAAAGAATTTGATGCCTTATTAGAAAGTTTACGGGCTTGGAGACGACTTAAACAGACACAGATCGTGCAACCAGACACCCGAATGCGGGTGGTGACGGCCCTGCAACAAGCAGTTTATGGAGTAACCGAGGTCAACCGTTTAGAAGGGCACACTGATATTGTCTGGGGATTAACTTTCAGCCCAGATGGTCAGTTGCTAGCATCAGGGAGTCGAGATCGGACAGTGAAACTTTGGCGTCCTGACGGTACTTTACTCCAAACCCTCAAAGGCCATACTGATGCGGTAACCGCTGTCAGTTTCAGCCCTGATGGACAAACCCTAGCCTCCGCCAGTCTCGATAAAACAGTCCAAATCTGGCGCCAAAACCTGATTACAGGGGAATTTTACTCCCGGCCAGATAAAACCTTAAAAGGACATGGAGATTGGGTTTACAGCGTTAATTTCAGTCCTGATGGCGAGTTATTAGCTACTGGCGGCAAGGATGCAACGATAAAAATCTGGGGCAAAGACGGTAGCTTAGTAAAAATACTCAGAGGACATGGCGGTTGGGTTAACTGGGTAAGTTTCAGTCCTGATGGTCAATTCATCGCTTCGGCAAGTGACGATAAAACAGTGAAAATCTGGCGACGCAATGGCAGCCTAGTTACAACTTTGCAGGGACATCAGCAAGGTGTAACCGTGGTTGCTTTCAGCCCTGACGGTAAACTGTTGGCGTCCGCAGGTCGAGATAAAACAGTGAAACTTTGGCGGCGAGAGGAAAACACCAGTACGGACGGTTTTAAATTTGTTTTTTACAAAACTTTACAGCAGCATAGCAATACAGTGTGGAGTTTAAGCTTTAGTTTCGATGGTAAAAAGTTAGCTTCCGGAAGTGAAGACAACACCATAAACCTCTGGAGTATTACTGGCAGCTTACTGAAAACCTTCAAAGGACATAACGATGCTGTTGCTAGCCTAGCTTTCAGTCCCAATAATAAATTACTGGCTTCCGGAAGTTTTGACAAAAATGTGAAATTGTGGAGTTTAGATCCCCCAACACCATCTATTCTCAAAGGGCATGAGAATCGAGTTTTGAGTGTTGCCTGGAGTCCCCATGGCCGGATGCTAGCTTCTGGTAGTAGCGATCGCACTGTCAAACTCTGGTTAACAGACACTAGTAATGGTGAGGTGAAAACCCGACTCTACAAAACCTTGATAGGGCACACAGATAAAGTTCCTAGTGTCAGTTTTGACCCCAAAGGTAAAATACTAGCTTCAGCAAGTTATGACAAAACTGTGAAACTTTGGCGGCTTGATGGCAGTTTAATCAAGACTCTCCACGGACATAGGGATAGTGTGATGAGTGTGAATTTCAGCCCAAATGGCGAGTTGTTGGCATCAGCTAGCAAAGATAAAACAATAAAACTCTGGAATCGTCAAGGCAAGTTGCTCAAAACCTTAGTGGGGCATCAAGGTTGGGTGAATAACGTGAATTTCAGCCCTGATAATCAGGTTTTAGCTTCTGCCAGTGATGATCAAACAGTAAAACTCTGGCGGCGAGATGGTACTCTACTCAAAACTTTCTCGCCCCATGACAGTTGGGTATTGGGTGTCAGCTTTAGTCCCACTGACGAGTTGTTAGCTTCTGCCAGTTGGGACAACACTGTAAGACTTTGGCGACGGGATGGTACGTTGTTAAAAACCTTGTTAAAAGGCTACAGCGATAGCGTTAATGCCGTGACTTTCAGTCCCAATGGGAAATTACTCGCCGCCGCTGGTTGGGACGGTACAGTGAAACTCTGGAGCCGTGAAGGCAAATTAATTAAAAGTCTCAACGGGCATCACGCGCCAGTATTAAGTGTCAGCTTTAGCCCAGATGGTCAAACACTAGCATCAGCTAGTGATGACAACACAATCATTCTCTGGAATTTAGATCTGGATGATTTAGTTGTTCGTGGTTGCCACTGGGTGGATGATTACCTCAAGCACAACCGCAATCTTGAACAACGCGATCGCCATCTTTGTGATGGCATACTCTAG
- the gshB gene encoding glutathione synthase, translating to MKLAFIIDPIHQLDPCHDTSVALMEAAQILGHEVWVTQANLLSVVEGKAWAVLQQAELVPVQLVEGRWVAANPWYKLSERSLTSLETMDAVFMRTDPPVNDSYLYATYILDYIDQKKTLVINSPSGIRGANEKMYALQFTKAIPETIVSADKQFIRQFVEAKGTAVLKPLGNKAGEGILILQSGDRNFNSIIELSTLQGKVPVMVQTYLPQAKEGDKRIILLNGQPIGALNRLSSGTDFRNNMATGGTVAQTEITPREHEICTQIAERLRQDGLIFVGIDVIGGYLTEVNVTSPTGIREIDRLDGTRLGHQVIQWIEQTLNKNRE from the coding sequence GTGAAACTGGCTTTTATCATTGATCCCATCCATCAGCTTGACCCGTGTCATGATACCAGCGTTGCCCTGATGGAAGCAGCGCAAATTCTGGGACACGAAGTTTGGGTGACTCAGGCAAATCTGCTGAGTGTGGTGGAAGGCAAAGCTTGGGCTGTTCTACAGCAAGCCGAACTTGTACCAGTGCAGTTGGTTGAAGGACGCTGGGTAGCCGCGAATCCTTGGTATAAATTGAGCGAACGTTCTTTAACTTCCCTGGAAACAATGGACGCCGTATTTATGCGGACAGATCCACCAGTCAATGATTCCTACCTGTATGCTACTTATATCCTGGATTACATTGACCAAAAGAAAACTCTGGTGATTAACAGTCCTAGTGGTATCCGAGGGGCAAATGAAAAAATGTACGCCCTCCAATTTACCAAAGCGATTCCAGAAACAATTGTTAGCGCTGATAAGCAGTTTATCCGGCAATTTGTGGAAGCAAAGGGGACTGCGGTTCTCAAACCATTGGGTAACAAAGCTGGGGAAGGGATTTTGATTTTGCAATCTGGCGATCGCAATTTCAACTCGATTATCGAACTCAGTACCCTCCAAGGTAAAGTACCAGTAATGGTGCAGACCTATTTACCCCAAGCAAAAGAAGGAGATAAGCGAATTATCCTCCTCAATGGCCAACCGATTGGTGCGCTTAATCGCCTCTCTAGCGGAACTGATTTTCGCAATAACATGGCAACTGGTGGTACAGTCGCTCAAACCGAAATTACTCCTAGAGAGCATGAAATCTGTACCCAAATAGCCGAACGTTTACGCCAAGACGGCTTAATTTTTGTAGGTATTGACGTTATTGGTGGCTACCTGACTGAAGTTAACGTCACCAGTCCAACTGGAATTCGTGAGATTGACCGGCTAGATGGTACTCGCTTGGGTCATCAGGTTATTCAATGGATTGAACAGACTCTGAATAAAAATAGGGAGTAG
- the grxC gene encoding glutaredoxin 3, producing MAAKVEIYTWRTCPFCIRAKSLLKSKGVEFIEYSIDGDEAARNKMAQRANGRRSLPQIFINDEHIGGCDDIHTLDNQGKLDELLASSNSV from the coding sequence ATGGCTGCAAAAGTAGAAATTTACACTTGGAGGACTTGCCCATTTTGCATTCGTGCCAAAAGCTTACTAAAAAGTAAAGGGGTTGAATTTATCGAATACAGCATTGACGGAGATGAGGCAGCCAGAAATAAAATGGCTCAAAGAGCGAATGGACGCCGTTCTTTACCGCAAATTTTCATCAATGATGAGCATATTGGTGGTTGTGATGATATCCACACTCTAGACAATCAAGGTAAGCTGGATGAACTACTAGCTTCTAGCAATAGCGTTTAG
- a CDS encoding cell division protein FtsQ/DivIB has protein sequence MAGIISVSRTDLAQRRKKLRRQRQMRIIQAIWRTFAIIGLASGLFWVAVQPVWMLKASKQIVMKSGNKLLSDETTRSLLVLSYPQSLWRIEPSAIANSLKKQPTIANAIVRRRLFPPGLIIDIQERVPVAVTQTPTVQNQGTSNNKVTIGLLDASGVWMPLEKYTSLNPNKKLPNLRVIGSPKQYCLYWTQLHQAINQSPVKVMEIDCQNPTNLILKTELGNVHLGAPSPQLPEQIKVLAQMRHLKAKLNSGQIEYIDLKNPEFPLVQMNQENPKLTPKIPRNI, from the coding sequence ATGGCTGGCATAATATCAGTTTCCCGCACGGATCTAGCCCAGCGTCGTAAAAAATTGCGTCGGCAACGGCAGATGAGAATTATTCAGGCTATTTGGCGAACCTTTGCCATTATCGGTTTGGCAAGTGGATTGTTCTGGGTGGCAGTTCAACCAGTGTGGATGCTCAAAGCTTCTAAACAAATAGTGATGAAATCAGGCAATAAATTACTGTCGGATGAGACAACTCGATCGCTGTTGGTGCTATCTTATCCCCAGTCCTTGTGGCGAATTGAACCGTCGGCGATCGCCAACTCTCTGAAAAAACAACCAACTATTGCCAATGCGATCGTGAGACGCCGCCTATTTCCTCCTGGTTTAATCATCGATATCCAAGAACGAGTACCTGTAGCAGTGACTCAAACACCAACAGTGCAAAATCAAGGCACTAGTAACAATAAAGTCACAATTGGCTTACTAGATGCAAGTGGAGTTTGGATGCCCCTAGAAAAATACACATCACTCAATCCCAACAAAAAATTACCCAATCTCAGAGTTATTGGATCGCCAAAACAATACTGCCTCTATTGGACTCAACTTCATCAAGCTATCAACCAAAGTCCAGTCAAAGTGATGGAAATTGATTGTCAAAATCCAACGAATTTAATTTTGAAAACAGAATTAGGAAATGTGCATCTTGGCGCTCCAAGCCCCCAGTTACCAGAACAAATTAAGGTACTAGCCCAGATGCGCCATCTAAAAGCAAAACTCAATTCTGGCCAAATAGAGTATATTGATTTGAAAAATCCCGAATTTCCATTAGTACAGATGAACCAAGAAAATCCCAAATTAACTCCCAAAATCCCTCGAAACATTTAG
- a CDS encoding photosystem II manganese-stabilizing polypeptide, whose translation MRYRALIVAFLALCLGLITACSDAPATSSGRDVLTYEQIRGTGLANKCPQLSETSRGSIPLDSSQSYTIKELCLEPTSYFVKEEPANKRQEAEFVAGKLLTRYTSTIDQVQGDLKINSDNSLTFAETDGLDFQAITVQLPGGERVPFLFTIKNLVAQTQPSLTSINTSTDFEGTFKVPSYRGAAFLDPKGRGVVSGYDNAVALPAQADDEELTRTNVKRAESLNGKISLQIAKVDSGSGEIAGTFESEQPSDTDLGAGEPKEVKIRGIFYGRVESKS comes from the coding sequence ATGAGGTATCGCGCTTTAATTGTTGCATTCTTGGCTTTGTGCCTGGGACTAATAACTGCTTGTAGTGATGCTCCTGCTACTAGTAGTGGTAGGGATGTACTCACTTACGAACAAATTCGAGGCACTGGCTTGGCTAACAAATGCCCTCAACTATCAGAAACAAGCCGTGGTTCAATTCCCCTTGATTCTAGTCAGTCATACACCATCAAAGAACTTTGCTTAGAACCAACTAGTTACTTCGTCAAAGAAGAACCTGCTAATAAACGCCAAGAAGCAGAATTCGTTGCTGGGAAATTGTTGACTAGATACACTTCCACCATTGACCAAGTACAAGGCGATCTGAAAATCAACTCAGATAATAGCCTGACTTTTGCCGAAACTGATGGTCTGGACTTCCAAGCTATTACTGTGCAACTCCCTGGTGGTGAGCGAGTACCTTTCCTGTTCACTATCAAAAACTTGGTTGCTCAAACCCAACCCAGTTTGACCAGTATTAACACCTCCACTGACTTTGAAGGCACTTTCAAAGTTCCTTCCTATCGTGGTGCTGCTTTCCTAGATCCTAAAGGTCGTGGTGTCGTTAGTGGCTATGATAACGCTGTGGCTCTGCCTGCCCAAGCGGATGATGAAGAACTCACCCGCACTAACGTCAAGCGTGCTGAAAGTCTCAATGGCAAGATTTCTCTGCAAATAGCTAAGGTAGATAGCGGTAGTGGTGAAATTGCTGGTACTTTCGAGAGCGAACAGCCATCTGATACCGATTTAGGTGCTGGCGAACCTAAAGAAGTTAAGATTCGCGGTATATTTTACGGTCGGGTTGAATCCAAATCATAG
- a CDS encoding P-loop NTPase fold protein: protein MRTTLNLSRFYKACNPSYTLNIGNVLDRQYYIDFADVRGCKIVEELQRTICRISPDEPTCQLFTGHIGCGKSTELQRLKTELELAGFHVVYFESSQDLDMADIDVSDILLSVARQVSVSLEGIGIKLKPGYFSNLFKEVGDFLQSPIEVSAEAELSLGIAKITAKTKDSNQLRNQLRQYLEPRTNSILQAINEEILEKAVNQLKLRGQKGLVVIVDNLDRVDMRPLASGRSQPEYLFIDRGEQLRRLKCHLVYTIPLTLIFSNEYETLKNRLGGGIAPKVLPMVLVRQRDGSDYEPGMSLVRQLVLARAFPEVPLNGRLSLITELFDNSQTLDRLCRVSGGHIRNLLGLLYSCLQRQDPPFSSACLEAVIKDYRDDLLLAIDESQWELLFEVVQQQRVKGESDYQSLLRSMYLFEYRDPLGRWFGISPALAETEKVLAWQQNK, encoded by the coding sequence ATGAGAACGACATTAAATTTGTCACGTTTTTATAAAGCATGTAATCCAAGTTACACCCTAAATATAGGCAACGTACTAGATCGGCAATACTACATAGATTTTGCTGATGTACGTGGTTGCAAGATTGTGGAAGAATTACAACGGACAATCTGCCGTATTTCTCCGGATGAGCCAACCTGCCAGTTATTTACTGGTCACATTGGTTGTGGTAAATCTACAGAGTTACAGCGCCTGAAAACAGAACTAGAATTGGCAGGATTTCATGTGGTTTATTTTGAGTCCAGTCAAGACTTAGACATGGCCGATATAGATGTCAGCGATATTTTGCTGAGTGTAGCCCGTCAAGTGAGTGTTAGTTTAGAAGGGATTGGTATCAAACTCAAACCTGGTTACTTTAGCAATTTGTTTAAAGAAGTAGGGGATTTTTTGCAAAGTCCCATAGAGGTTTCAGCAGAAGCAGAGTTGTCCTTGGGGATTGCCAAAATTACTGCCAAAACCAAAGATAGCAACCAATTGCGTAATCAACTGAGGCAATATCTGGAACCACGCACCAACAGTATTTTGCAAGCGATTAACGAAGAAATTTTAGAAAAAGCCGTTAATCAACTAAAGCTGCGGGGTCAAAAAGGACTGGTAGTGATTGTAGATAACTTAGATCGAGTAGATATGCGTCCCTTAGCATCGGGGCGATCGCAACCAGAGTATCTTTTCATCGACCGAGGTGAACAGTTACGCCGACTCAAATGCCACCTAGTTTACACAATTCCCCTAACGTTAATTTTTTCTAATGAGTACGAGACATTGAAAAATCGCTTGGGAGGAGGGATTGCGCCTAAGGTACTACCGATGGTGCTGGTGCGGCAAAGAGATGGTAGTGACTACGAACCAGGCATGTCACTGGTGCGCCAGTTAGTCCTAGCTAGAGCTTTTCCAGAAGTTCCTTTGAATGGAAGACTGTCACTAATTACAGAATTATTCGATAATTCCCAAACCTTGGATCGTTTATGTCGCGTTAGTGGTGGTCATATTCGTAACTTATTGGGTTTACTTTATAGTTGCCTGCAACGACAAGATCCACCTTTTTCTAGCGCCTGCTTAGAAGCTGTGATTAAGGACTACCGCGACGATTTGCTATTAGCTATTGACGAATCCCAGTGGGAGTTACTGTTTGAAGTAGTGCAACAGCAGAGAGTTAAAGGCGAGTCAGACTACCAAAGCTTACTACGAAGTATGTATCTGTTTGAATATCGCGATCCTCTGGGACGCTGGTTTGGCATCAGTCCAGCCTTAGCAGAAACAGAAAAAGTTTTGGCTTGGCAACAAAACAAATAA